In one window of Paraflavitalea soli DNA:
- a CDS encoding GAF domain-containing protein yields the protein MKKQILDYSDTAWATQGISCTLSFAPFLDWLQKRMAEEPTVKSHFYQMVLDRFEAVPSIREDIPLSAIYEHAELLEWMYACLTKPLTPERKTMWALWVPVQPLMFYGTDAFYDLIQLHKIDLRHRTPEDFRREQLQMVYSYILKKLYHFHPRQNEFYHAYLNPATGLLQYYTIHINADFIDVTPKGALPELDLTKLNHLLQEGAGYEVLETMLPLQLFHFRGISVSTITDVTAQHALDNLRQVRLKRSQSDPEESYHHVIRSLKTLVRNNHIQFDLFPLFQVNGKYVYGYEVGGTGILYAVWGDRTLNPQEFQTLTAGYAANPQSFFSRDVQKESLDKRAWLAHFVKEGVRSLVAMPVFFADTLVGTFCMYTQGDEQFDERTFALLETAMPSIGQILKVFIEEFNLEIEDIVREKYTSIQPAVQWKFREAAWQHLYHTKKQLPHVPYKIQFNDLHPLYGAVDIRNSSVERNKAIIADLNIHLDLLSSTLGGLQPLQHSPLMEQMLYTIQKWKQVLTQEVLTTADEANINHFLEATVSAWLDHLTTQQPACRSIVGDYRQQVAQENSPVTANRRALETSMQMINNSISNYLDAGNVQLQHEYPCYFEKFRTDGVEYDCYIGQSIAPDKPFDTFYLKSVRLWQLTSMGTIARLTRSLLSDMPLPMLTTQLIFVHDKTIDISFRADERRFDVEGAYNIRYQMIKKRVDKVHIRDTGERLTKPDTLAIIYFNRSDLEDYLPSLQYLKETGVFLPDHEELELEDLQGVSGLRALRIGIAY from the coding sequence ATGAAAAAACAAATCCTCGATTATTCCGATACCGCCTGGGCCACCCAGGGTATTTCCTGTACACTTTCTTTTGCGCCCTTCCTCGACTGGTTGCAAAAAAGAATGGCCGAAGAACCTACCGTCAAGTCTCATTTCTACCAGATGGTGCTCGACCGGTTTGAGGCAGTGCCATCCATCCGTGAGGATATCCCCCTAAGTGCTATTTATGAGCACGCCGAATTGCTGGAATGGATGTATGCCTGTCTTACCAAGCCCCTTACGCCTGAACGAAAGACCATGTGGGCCTTATGGGTTCCCGTACAGCCCCTGATGTTCTACGGCACCGACGCCTTTTATGATCTCATCCAGCTCCATAAAATAGACCTTCGCCACCGTACACCGGAAGATTTTCGCCGCGAACAACTGCAAATGGTCTATTCCTATATCCTTAAAAAGCTATACCATTTCCACCCCCGGCAAAATGAATTTTACCATGCCTATCTCAATCCCGCCACCGGCCTGCTCCAGTATTATACCATTCATATCAATGCCGACTTTATAGACGTAACACCTAAAGGCGCATTACCCGAACTTGATCTTACAAAGCTCAATCACCTCCTGCAGGAAGGAGCGGGGTATGAAGTGCTGGAAACCATGTTACCCTTGCAGCTTTTTCACTTCAGGGGTATTTCTGTTTCTACCATTACCGATGTTACAGCCCAACATGCCCTCGACAACCTGCGCCAGGTGCGCCTTAAGCGCAGCCAAAGCGATCCCGAAGAGAGCTATCACCATGTGATCCGCTCCCTTAAGACCCTGGTGCGCAACAACCATATTCAGTTCGATCTCTTTCCCCTCTTCCAGGTCAATGGAAAATATGTATACGGTTATGAGGTAGGCGGCACCGGTATCCTGTATGCCGTATGGGGCGATCGCACCCTCAACCCCCAGGAATTCCAGACACTCACAGCAGGTTATGCTGCCAATCCCCAATCCTTCTTTTCGCGCGATGTACAAAAAGAAAGCCTGGATAAACGTGCCTGGCTGGCCCATTTTGTAAAAGAAGGCGTACGTTCACTGGTGGCCATGCCCGTGTTTTTTGCCGACACCCTGGTGGGTACCTTTTGCATGTACACCCAGGGCGATGAACAGTTTGATGAACGCACCTTCGCCTTGCTGGAGACCGCCATGCCTTCCATCGGACAAATACTAAAAGTATTTATTGAAGAGTTTAACCTCGAGATAGAAGATATTGTCCGCGAAAAATATACCTCCATCCAGCCCGCTGTACAATGGAAGTTCAGGGAGGCCGCCTGGCAGCACCTCTACCATACAAAAAAACAGTTGCCCCATGTACCATACAAGATCCAGTTCAATGACCTGCATCCACTGTACGGCGCTGTCGATATCCGCAATTCCAGTGTAGAAAGGAACAAAGCCATTATTGCCGACCTCAATATTCACCTCGACCTGCTGAGCAGCACCCTCGGCGGATTGCAGCCCTTGCAGCATTCCCCCCTGATGGAGCAGATGCTCTATACCATCCAGAAATGGAAACAGGTGCTTACACAGGAAGTACTGACCACCGCCGATGAGGCCAACATCAATCATTTTCTTGAAGCAACCGTAAGTGCCTGGCTGGACCACCTCACTACCCAGCAGCCTGCCTGCCGCAGCATCGTGGGCGATTACCGGCAGCAGGTAGCGCAGGAAAACAGCCCCGTAACTGCCAACAGGCGTGCCCTCGAAACTTCCATGCAAATGATCAACAACAGCATCAGCAATTACCTCGATGCCGGGAATGTTCAACTGCAGCACGAATATCCCTGCTATTTTGAAAAGTTCAGGACCGATGGCGTGGAATACGATTGCTATATTGGCCAATCCATAGCCCCCGACAAACCATTTGATACTTTCTACCTCAAGAGCGTACGCCTCTGGCAGCTCACATCCATGGGCACCATCGCCCGCCTCACCCGTTCCTTATTGAGCGATATGCCCCTGCCCATGCTTACCACACAGCTGATCTTTGTGCACGACAAAACCATTGATATTAGTTTTCGTGCCGATGAACGTCGCTTTGATGTGGAAGGCGCTTACAATATCCGGTACCAGATGATCAAGAAGCGGGTAGACAAGGTGCATATACGTGATACCGGTGAACGGTTAACCAAACCCGATACCTTGGCCATCATCTACTTCAACCGCAGCGACCTCGAGGATTACCTGCCTTCTTTGCAATACCTTAAGGAAACAGGCGTTTTCCTGCCCGATCACGAAGAACTGGAACTGGAAGACCTGCAAGGTGTAAGCGGACTCCGTGCCCTGCGGATAGGAATTGCTTATTGA